The following are from one region of the Anguilla rostrata isolate EN2019 chromosome 7, ASM1855537v3, whole genome shotgun sequence genome:
- the LOC135258545 gene encoding solute carrier family 12 member 3-like — protein MGQRISGPEWPAGSQHGRFSVSEEAPPRYSCSHGDGRTLNMNLSNNTDGLVLPTMVTMETEASDGVSERQDSRRPTLYSTIDAVPTLDFYTNTMATGRNRRSRPSLETLRKVMDDGETGSSMEDLGVDGYAGNQEQQHSQHEDRSQQNSQPVRFGWVTGVMIRCMLNIWGVILFLRLPWITSQAGIILTWVIISMSVIVTSITALSVSAIASNGKVSSGGAYFMISRTLGPEMGGPIGMVFSFANALACAMNTVGFSETVRDLLIEYGAVIVDPINDVRIVGVATVTLLLLISLAGMEWEAKTQILFFLVLLLSFTNYFVGTVIPASTEKQAMGFFSYRREIFLTNLLPDWRGPEGNFFQMFAIFFPSAIGILSGANICGDLKDPETAIPKGTLMAIFWTTVSYLGISATIGGSVLRDASGSLNDSLELNSSAVCEGVACSLGWNFSHCEVTHTCSFGLANNFQVLSMVSGFGPLITAGIFAASLSSALAFLVSAPKVFQCLCKDNIYPYIGFFAKGYGKNDEPLRAYFLTYLIAVAFILIAQLNAIAPLISNFFLCSYALINFSCFHASITNSPGWRPSFRYYSHWTALFGAIISVVLMFLLTWWAALISFSIILFLLGYVSYKKPEVNWGSSVQAGTYNMALSYSVSLAGVEDHVKNFRPQCLVLTGPPNLRPALVDFVGSFTKNISLMICGDILMEDGTAVLPQRNVARLVKWLNHRKVRAFYTPITSDNLREGASHLLQATGLGKLKPNTLIMGFKTNWQECSPHSMEDYITTISDTFDSNYGVCLLRMMDGLDISEEIEGEVNHAFETESTTAPEQAAPGRNSDALRPTTLLMVLLLQKFRLDVHDVIVMTDSERPPNSKNLKRFEDIIAPFRLREGLHGEAVLQDLKRDCPWKVSDKDLEALRLKSERKVRLNEIIRKNSQHAALVLVSLPVPQTDCPSSLYMAWLDTLTYGLHCPSLLIRGNQQNVLTFYCQ, from the exons ATGGGGCAGCGCATATCTGGTCCTGAGTGGCCGGCTGGCTCACAGCACGGACGTTTCTCTGTCAGCGAGGAAGCTCCACCTCGGTACTCCTGTAGCCATGGTGATGGCCGCACGCTGAACATGAATCTCAGCAACAACACTGATGGCCTTGTACTACCTACCATGGTCACCATGGAAACGGAGGCATCGGACGGTGTGTCAGAGCGGCAGGACTCCCGCCGGCCCACCCTCTACAGCACCATCGACGCTGTGCCCACACTGGACTTCTACACCAACACCATGGCAACGGGCCGCAACAGACGCAGTCGGCCATCTCTGGAAACTCTCCGCAAAGTGATGGAT GATGGAGAGACCGGGAGTTCAATGGAGGACCTTGGAGTAGACGGTTACGCCGGAAACCAGGAGCAGCAGCATTCACAACATGAGGACCGATCTCAACAAAACAGCCAGCCTGTTCGCTTTGGCTGGGTAACTGGGGTTATG ATCCGCTGTATGCTGAATATCTGGGGGGTGATTTTGTTCCTGCGTTTGCCCTGGATCACCTCTCAAGCAGGCATCA TTCTCACTTGGGTCATCATCTCCATGTCTGTCATCGTCACCTCGATAACTgcactgtctgtgtctgccatCGCAAGCAATGGGAAAGTCTCCTCAG ggggcgcctaTTTCATGATCTCTCGCACTCTGGGCCCAGAGATGGGGGGCCCGATAGGCATGGTCTTCTCCTTCGCCAACGCGCTGGCCTGCGCCATGAACACTGTGGGGTTTTCTGAAACTGTCCGTGACCTTCTCATC GAGTATGGTGCAGTTATAGTAGACCCAATCAATGATGTGCGAATTGTGGGCGTAGCCACAGTCACACTGCTTCTTCTCATTTCATTGGCTGGAATGGAGTGGGAGGCCAAG ACTCAGATCCTGTTCTTCCTAGTGCTCCTCCTGTCCTTCACAAATTACTTTGTGGGAACTGTGATTCCCGCCTCGACTGAGAAGCAGGCCATGGGCTTCTTCAGCTACCGCC GTGAAATCTTCCTGACCAACCTGCTGCCAGACTGGAGGGGTCCGGAGGGGAACTTCTTCCAGATGTTTGCCATTTTCTTCCCCTCTGCCATCGGTATCCTGTCTGGTGCAAACATCTGTGGAGATCTGAAG gATCCAGAAACAGCAATTCCTAAGGGTACTTTGATGGCCATATTCTGGACTACAGTCAGCTACCTGGGAATTTCAGCTACCATAG ggggcagtgtgctCCGGGATGCCTCAGGCAGCCTGAATGACAGCTTGGAGCTGAactcctctgcagtgtgtgaaggtgtggcCTGCAGTTTGGGCTGGAACTTCTCTCATTGCGAggtcacacacacctgctccttTGGGCTGGCCAACAACTTCCAG GTGCTCAGTATGGTCTCTGGATTTGGGCCTCTCATCACTGCAGGGATCTTTGCTGCCAGCCTATCATCAGCCCTCGCCTTCCTAGTCTCCGCCCCCAAAGTCTTTCAG tgtCTATGCAAGGATAATATCTACCCCTACATTGGCTTCTTTGCAAAGGGTTATGGAAAAAATGATGAGCCGCTCCGTGCCTACTTTCTCACCTATCTGATTGCTGTGGCCTTTATTCTGATTG CCCAGCTCAATGCCATCGCCCCTCTCATCTCCAACTTCTTCCTCTGCTCCTACGCCCTCATCAACTTCAGCTGCTTTCACGCCTCCATCACCAACTCCCCTG GATGGAGGCCTTCGTTCAGGTACTACAGTCACTGGACTGCGCTGTTTGGGGCGATCATCTCTGTGGTGCTGATGTTCTTGCTCACATGGTGGGCTGCCCTCATAAGCTTCAgcatcatcctcttcctcttgggATATGTGTCAtacaagaaaccag aGGTGAACTGGGGGTCATCTGTGCAGGCTGGCACCTACAACATGGCTCTGTCTTACTCCGTCTCCCTCGCAGGGGTGGAAGACCACGTCAAGAACTTCAG GCCTCAGTGTTTGGTCCTGACTGGACCCCCAAATCTTCGCCCAGCACTGGTGGATTTTGTTGGgtctttcacaaaaaatatcAGCCTCATGATTTGTGGGGACATCCTGATG gagGATGGTACGGCTGTGCTGCCACAGCGTAATGTTGCGAGGCTGGTCAAGTGGCTGAACCACAGGAAAGTGCGCGCTTTCTACACGCCCATCACCAGCGACAACCTCCGGGAGGGAGCCAGCCATCTTCTGCAG GCCACTGGTCTGGGAAAACTGAAGCCAAATACCCTCATCATGGGATTCAAGACCAACTGGCAAGAGTGCTCCCCCCACAGCATGGAGGACTACATTACCACCATATC TGATACATTTGACTCCAATTATGGTGTGTGTTTGCTAAGGATGATGGATGGACTTGACATCTCAGAAGAGATTGAAGGAGAAG TGAACCATGCCTTTGAAACTGAAAGCACAACGGCCCCCGAGCAAGCAGCACCAGGGAGAAACTCAG ACGCATTGAGACCAACCACGCTGCT GATGGTCTTGCTGCTGCAGAAGTTTCGACTGGATGTCCACGATGTCATTGTGATGACAGACAGTGAACGGCCCCCCAACTCAAAAAA CCTGAAGCGGTTTGAGGACATTATTGCCCCCTTCAGGCTGAGGGAGGGACTGCACGGCGAGGCTGTACTACAGGACCTAAAGAGAGACTGTCCCTGGAAAGTGTCTGACAAGGACCTGGAGGCACTGAGGCTaaag TCGGAGAGGAAAGTGAGGCTGAATGAGATTATTCGCAAGAACTCCCAGCATGCTGCACTGGTATTAGT GAGCCTGCCAGTACCCCAGACAGACTGTCCCAGTTCGCTCTACATGGCCTGGCTGGACACCCTGACCTATGGGCTGCACTGCCCCTCCCTGCTTATCCGTGGCAACCAGCAGAATGTGCTCACCTTCTACTGCcagtga